A stretch of the Natrinema pellirubrum DSM 15624 genome encodes the following:
- a CDS encoding ArdC-like ssDNA-binding domain-containing protein, giving the protein MATTSDSSVSFDQTDTRSDEMNSTIEQWIDDLVAGVDDAQASEEFQEWLDVQSRFHDYSYRNTLLIKRQCPEASRVAGYRTWQEEFDRHVTEGESAIWIWAPIITKQCPECENSPSYHEDSDCEYDETPPEKWSEGLVGFKPAPVFDVSQTEGEPLPDLDTEATGDAGDLVEQLTVAADELGVTVRIVPAEEWTHGEAKGICEQLSLVDAQPLVEVRDRENEADLARTLIHEYAHALLHFDIDDDTERSKREVEAEAVAYVVGRYCGLDTSGSAFYLAVWESEDPEIVRERLGRISRTAEELIDVLEDRVWQLC; this is encoded by the coding sequence ATGGCTACGACTAGTGACTCGTCGGTCTCCTTCGACCAGACCGACACGCGATCAGACGAGATGAACAGTACCATCGAACAGTGGATCGACGACCTCGTCGCCGGCGTCGACGACGCACAGGCCAGCGAAGAGTTCCAAGAGTGGCTCGACGTCCAGAGTCGCTTCCACGACTACTCGTATCGGAACACGCTCCTCATCAAGCGGCAATGTCCCGAGGCGAGCCGGGTTGCGGGCTACCGGACGTGGCAGGAGGAGTTCGACAGGCACGTCACGGAGGGCGAGTCGGCCATCTGGATCTGGGCGCCGATCATCACCAAGCAGTGTCCGGAGTGCGAGAACTCGCCGAGCTACCACGAGGACAGTGACTGTGAGTACGACGAGACACCGCCTGAAAAGTGGTCGGAGGGCCTCGTCGGGTTCAAGCCCGCGCCGGTGTTCGACGTCTCTCAGACCGAAGGCGAACCGCTTCCTGATCTCGATACGGAAGCGACCGGGGACGCCGGCGACCTCGTCGAACAGTTGACTGTCGCCGCTGACGAGCTCGGTGTGACGGTGCGGATCGTTCCAGCCGAGGAGTGGACCCACGGCGAGGCAAAGGGCATCTGCGAGCAGCTGAGCCTCGTCGACGCTCAGCCGCTCGTCGAGGTGCGTGATCGGGAGAACGAGGCCGACCTTGCGCGAACGCTGATCCATGAGTACGCGCACGCCCTGCTCCACTTCGACATCGACGACGACACCGAGCGGTCGAAACGCGAAGTCGAGGCCGAAGCCGTCGCGTACGTTGTCGGGCGCTACTGTGGGTTGGACACCAGCGGGTCGGCGTTCTACCTCGCTGTGTGGGAGTCAGAAGATCCCGAGATTGTTCGCGAGCGCCTCGGACGGATCAGTCGAACGGCAGAAGAACTCATCGACGTCCTCGAGGACAGAGTCTGGCAGCTTTGTTAA
- a CDS encoding pentapeptide repeat-containing protein: protein MYAPEAEFDGARLTEANLRQAEVTSASFDGVDASGIDVTEADLSATDWSDADLSGATFDQADLSGATLSGADLSGATFNQATLKDADLSGADLTDVELSDTALTGALLRETRLAPETACGADFTEADLTGADISSGQFDDSTFHEATLSDVTGTDASFVGADLEDAALDACDLRRTDFRRARLHGAWLRDIRLGEESDFGRMCYYEGESDKALEPNLTTRDQRLFEHTDGQSKTGAIRHLLGDVYPGLVRFTNRVRPSHQLEDETAELDDAIRVYRTYQRLFRENSLPSLSRRYYIRERHAQRKLALTENQFTRWAKLSLQRWTMLYAEGAAQVVLTSMVLIFGFAILLPFVGLQRIDGQGVAIPTSGLEAIVTGRDLLSYSIKNFLALGGNEFEAIGWGELLVMVEAFTGALLLALLVFVLGRRATR from the coding sequence ATGTACGCGCCGGAAGCAGAGTTCGACGGCGCACGTCTTACCGAGGCCAATTTGCGGCAAGCCGAGGTAACGAGTGCCTCGTTCGATGGCGTCGACGCGTCGGGAATCGACGTGACTGAGGCAGATTTGAGCGCGACTGATTGGTCGGATGCAGATCTCTCCGGGGCGACGTTCGATCAGGCAGATCTCTCCGGAGCAACGTTGTCAGGCGCCGATCTTTCGGGGGCGACGTTCAACCAGGCGACACTCAAGGATGCAGACCTTTCAGGTGCCGATTTAACCGACGTCGAATTGTCTGATACGGCGTTGACGGGTGCACTGTTGCGAGAAACGAGACTAGCCCCAGAAACCGCTTGTGGGGCTGATTTTACAGAGGCAGATCTCACTGGAGCCGATATCTCGTCTGGCCAGTTCGACGATTCGACGTTCCACGAAGCCACTCTCTCCGACGTAACAGGGACAGATGCCAGTTTTGTCGGTGCTGATTTGGAGGACGCTGCTCTCGATGCGTGTGATTTGCGCCGGACTGACTTTCGACGTGCTCGTCTCCACGGCGCTTGGTTGCGGGATATTCGACTTGGCGAAGAATCGGATTTCGGCCGCATGTGCTATTACGAAGGGGAGTCGGACAAAGCACTGGAACCGAACCTCACAACTCGCGACCAGCGGCTTTTCGAGCATACCGACGGACAATCGAAGACTGGTGCGATCCGTCACCTCCTCGGGGATGTGTATCCAGGACTGGTGCGATTTACGAATCGAGTTCGTCCCTCTCACCAACTCGAAGACGAGACCGCGGAACTCGACGATGCGATCCGTGTTTACCGAACGTATCAACGACTCTTCAGAGAGAACTCTCTCCCCAGCCTTAGTCGACGATACTACATCCGAGAGCGTCATGCGCAACGAAAGCTCGCCCTCACAGAGAACCAGTTCACGCGCTGGGCGAAGCTTTCGCTGCAGCGGTGGACGATGCTCTACGCGGAGGGAGCGGCACAGGTGGTCCTGACCTCGATGGTGCTCATTTTCGGATTCGCGATTCTGTTACCGTTCGTTGGTTTACAGCGGATCGACGGCCAAGGAGTGGCTATTCCCACATCTGGATTGGAAGCTATCGTGACCGGACGGGATCTCCTCAGTTACAGTATCAAGAACTTTCTCGCGCTCGGTGGCAACGAGTTCGAAGCGATTGGCTGGGGTGAACTCCTCGTGATGGTCGAGGCATTCACGGGAGCGCTCTTACTGGCGTTATTGGTCTTCGTCCTCGGACGCCGGGCGACACGATAG
- a CDS encoding adenine-specific DNA methylase containing a Zn-ribbon, with protein MDPWQKLPLEEMRSAAEFELYAPHHHRPAYSWFRTFGNRGGTLLRFLLLATLSDEDTTASDLLEYRDGEWHGDYVEASPLTESDSLVMDPTMGAGPTVIEGARLGVDTVGFDYNPVLWWVVRQTVHGPADFDETFNSFLEAAADEVGPYFDAPAEETVLAYLMALTVDCPDCGDTLELHTQFELSNNDQGESVYLCPNIDCDDRILRTSADRSEQVTCECCQKSFVPEDGNCQRGTFECNCGVQTDLREYFDSQDRTPSYQRYAVFYEDGDGNRRYRELNDTDTTALAEAQSEYRESLGTLPLPTSKIQEGKTTGRLLDYGYEQYQQLFTERQRIALGRLLKLADEQEPREVAETIVTLVVATLHYNNIHARWDTRRDSVQTIFRTFRHSIPVETVEANPLVDEWKGSLRRAYDRYVAAKTYLESPSETLRTPTGDRDEIQLPEEALRTERIKQLAVSSVDQLDIETKSVDCAVIDPPYYDAVQHGELHDFHYVWLREVLSDRYSEFSSTHVPKLREIAINEHRGKDQAYYRQALRNGLDEIYRTLRADGDLVCLFHIGQESAWRDIATILVQTGFQIRGTIPLMDVENPGDVTKIDYDVAIFARKMSSAETISFQTLRQNLLYSIQEMAAEEREYHPDISQLELRTILRARGLAEYSAHHPNVTNDDGAADVDAAIDMVNEVIRKTL; from the coding sequence ATGGATCCGTGGCAGAAGCTACCGTTGGAGGAGATGCGTTCGGCAGCCGAATTCGAACTATACGCCCCTCACCATCACCGTCCTGCATACAGTTGGTTCCGGACGTTCGGGAACCGCGGCGGAACACTCCTGCGGTTTCTTCTCTTAGCGACACTCTCAGATGAAGATACGACGGCCAGCGATCTCCTTGAGTATCGCGACGGTGAGTGGCACGGTGATTACGTCGAAGCGTCTCCGCTCACGGAGTCAGACTCGCTCGTCATGGATCCGACGATGGGGGCTGGGCCGACAGTAATCGAAGGGGCACGTCTGGGTGTCGATACCGTCGGATTCGACTACAATCCAGTTCTGTGGTGGGTGGTTCGCCAGACAGTCCACGGACCAGCAGATTTCGACGAGACGTTCAATTCCTTCCTCGAAGCGGCAGCGGACGAGGTAGGTCCGTATTTCGACGCGCCTGCTGAGGAAACTGTTCTTGCCTATCTCATGGCACTCACAGTTGATTGTCCGGACTGTGGCGACACACTAGAGCTCCACACCCAATTTGAATTGTCGAACAACGACCAGGGGGAGTCGGTCTATCTCTGCCCCAATATAGACTGTGACGATCGGATTTTGCGGACGTCGGCAGATCGATCTGAACAGGTAACTTGTGAGTGTTGTCAGAAATCGTTCGTCCCAGAAGACGGAAACTGTCAGCGTGGGACGTTTGAGTGTAACTGTGGAGTTCAAACCGACCTGCGGGAGTATTTCGACAGTCAGGATCGAACACCATCGTATCAACGATACGCTGTGTTCTACGAGGACGGTGATGGAAATCGCCGGTATCGAGAGCTGAACGACACAGATACCACAGCTCTGGCAGAGGCGCAGTCTGAGTATCGCGAATCACTCGGAACGCTCCCACTCCCGACCTCGAAAATCCAGGAAGGGAAGACGACGGGCCGCTTACTGGACTACGGGTACGAACAGTATCAGCAACTTTTCACCGAGCGCCAACGCATCGCCCTCGGACGACTACTCAAACTCGCAGACGAACAAGAGCCTCGAGAAGTGGCAGAAACGATCGTAACGCTCGTCGTGGCGACGCTGCACTACAACAATATTCACGCCAGGTGGGACACGAGAAGGGATTCTGTCCAGACCATATTCCGAACGTTCAGGCACAGCATCCCCGTCGAAACGGTCGAAGCAAACCCACTCGTCGACGAGTGGAAGGGATCCTTGAGGAGGGCGTACGACCGGTATGTGGCCGCCAAAACATACCTCGAGTCTCCCTCCGAAACACTACGGACACCTACGGGCGATAGAGACGAAATCCAACTTCCAGAGGAAGCCCTCCGCACCGAGCGGATCAAGCAGTTGGCTGTGTCGAGTGTTGATCAACTCGATATCGAGACCAAAAGCGTGGATTGTGCAGTCATCGACCCGCCATACTACGACGCGGTGCAACACGGTGAACTCCACGATTTCCACTACGTCTGGCTTCGCGAGGTCCTGAGTGATCGCTATTCCGAGTTTTCGTCGACCCACGTCCCGAAGCTCCGAGAGATTGCGATCAACGAACACCGTGGGAAAGATCAGGCGTACTATCGCCAAGCACTTCGAAATGGCCTCGACGAAATTTATCGCACCCTGAGGGCTGATGGTGATCTCGTTTGTCTGTTCCACATCGGTCAGGAAAGTGCATGGCGAGATATTGCCACAATTCTCGTGCAAACTGGGTTCCAGATCCGAGGCACAATTCCGCTAATGGATGTCGAAAATCCCGGTGATGTGACGAAAATCGACTACGACGTCGCGATATTCGCCCGGAAGATGTCGTCGGCAGAGACGATCTCGTTCCAGACGCTTCGCCAGAACCTATTGTACAGTATTCAGGAGATGGCAGCCGAAGAACGGGAGTATCATCCAGACATCTCTCAACTCGAATTACGAACGATTCTCCGGGCGCGCGGGCTCGCTGAATACTCTGCGCATCATCCAAACGTGACTAACGACGACGGTGCTGCGGATGTCGACGCTGCCATCGATATGGTGAACGAGGTGATTCGGAAGACCCTCTAA
- a CDS encoding DDE-type integrase/transposase/recombinase, with protein MKDLFEPGCRDRREVAVDETKIEIDGDEHYVWPAVDCETLKELAVEVSPGRSSLDALLFLKDVLERCRGRPLVRTDRGPWYDWPLELLDCEYERETWGNRSLIEAWFGIFTYRTRRFYHRFPYQSTASSARSWLTAFAALHNATL; from the coding sequence TTGAAGGACCTCTTCGAGCCCGGCTGCCGGGATCGACGAGAAGTCGCCGTCGATGAGACGAAAATCGAGATCGACGGCGACGAGCACTACGTCTGGCCGGCAGTCGATTGTGAGACGCTGAAAGAGCTTGCCGTCGAAGTCTCTCCCGGCCGATCGAGCCTCGATGCGCTTCTGTTTTTGAAGGATGTCCTCGAACGGTGCCGCGGTCGCCCGCTGGTGCGGACCGACCGCGGCCCGTGGTACGACTGGCCGCTCGAACTCTTAGACTGCGAATACGAGCGTGAAACGTGGGGAAATCGGTCGCTCATCGAAGCGTGGTTCGGGATCTTCACATACCGAACCAGACGCTTCTACCACCGATTTCCCTATCAGAGTACCGCCAGCTCAGCCAGATCGTGGCTTACAGCCTTCGCCGCTCTCCACAATGCGACGCTCTAA
- a CDS encoding restriction endonuclease translates to MAVLDDLSGFEFEDVMEDVFRNLGYENVRQADRTADEGRDVIMEEVVDGTRRAIIVECKHTGTVGRPVVQKLHSAIATFDFDGPKRGMVVTTGRFTNPAQEYADRLQQNDDPHPIELLDGEDLRDIADEIGLDLYNGRIEILCDETLRPYDPAADVDMAVAEAFRDIENIEAADLPDPHSSVTFRPVVAVTADTNAVFETSVGVIHRINDRTRFVAHAERGQPQVVDEDVATLVTENLHATVDLDAEQFGEVFDAVEERRFGQTQTEYKEWAVERLQQHHTTTVTYTGDNNVTYNKTCEPNRSDISVQSIEPVYLPEVRQTTELQEYTYPYEYYAAGPSRVTAEDGIYQCVHCDTSGGDETYTYCPNCGAIACSSHIKTERLEGEPVCTGCAVTERFALKTKYFYDEENLEAFREEYADMPLHEKAMENKVLTTGGVVTAVVLLLGILALGGVI, encoded by the coding sequence ATGGCTGTACTGGACGATCTCTCGGGGTTCGAGTTCGAGGACGTGATGGAGGACGTGTTCCGCAATCTCGGCTACGAGAACGTCCGCCAGGCCGACCGCACGGCTGACGAGGGTCGCGACGTCATCATGGAGGAGGTCGTCGACGGCACGCGGCGCGCGATTATCGTCGAATGCAAGCACACGGGGACGGTCGGACGGCCGGTCGTCCAGAAGCTCCACTCGGCGATCGCGACGTTCGACTTCGACGGCCCCAAACGCGGGATGGTCGTCACGACCGGCCGGTTCACGAACCCTGCTCAGGAGTACGCCGACCGCCTCCAGCAAAACGACGACCCACACCCAATCGAGCTGCTCGACGGCGAAGACCTCCGGGATATCGCCGACGAGATCGGCCTCGACCTCTACAACGGGCGCATCGAGATTCTCTGTGACGAGACCCTACGCCCGTACGACCCGGCCGCCGACGTCGACATGGCCGTCGCGGAGGCGTTCCGCGACATCGAGAACATCGAGGCTGCCGACCTCCCAGATCCGCACTCATCGGTGACGTTCCGCCCGGTGGTCGCGGTCACCGCGGACACGAACGCCGTCTTTGAGACGTCGGTGGGCGTCATCCACCGGATCAACGACCGGACCCGATTCGTTGCCCACGCCGAACGCGGGCAGCCGCAGGTCGTCGACGAAGACGTCGCGACGCTGGTCACCGAGAACCTTCACGCGACGGTCGACCTCGATGCCGAGCAGTTTGGAGAGGTGTTCGACGCCGTCGAGGAGCGGCGGTTCGGGCAGACCCAAACGGAGTACAAGGAGTGGGCCGTCGAGCGACTCCAGCAGCACCACACAACGACGGTGACCTACACCGGCGACAACAACGTCACGTACAACAAAACCTGCGAGCCGAACCGCTCGGACATCTCCGTCCAATCGATCGAACCAGTGTACCTCCCCGAGGTTCGACAGACGACCGAGCTCCAGGAGTACACCTACCCCTACGAGTACTACGCGGCAGGGCCGTCACGAGTAACCGCCGAGGACGGCATCTATCAGTGCGTCCACTGTGACACGAGCGGCGGCGACGAGACGTACACCTACTGTCCGAACTGCGGGGCAATCGCCTGCTCCAGCCACATCAAAACGGAGCGGCTGGAAGGCGAGCCGGTCTGTACGGGGTGTGCGGTGACGGAACGGTTCGCGCTGAAGACGAAGTACTTCTACGACGAGGAGAATCTCGAGGCGTTCCGCGAGGAGTACGCCGACATGCCGCTTCACGAGAAGGCGATGGAGAACAAGGTCCTCACGACTGGTGGAGTAGTTACTGCAGTTGTACTACTGCTTGGCATCCTCGCACTCGGAGGCGTAATCTGA
- a CDS encoding alpha/beta fold hydrolase translates to MSTTKPRPITTETVKKTDASLLSGHDVESTYRNINGVQLHVVTAGDSDAPLVVLLHGHPDFWYGWRDQIHPLVEAGFRVVVPDQRGCNLSDAPDEVDAYRQSKLVADVRELIHSEGRDSAHVVGHDFGGFIAWNVALRHPSVVDHLSILNVPHPTVYRETLRSSLEQIVRSWYVWFYQVPKLPEWMLRRNDMANMVDSLEITSNKGTFDEETINRYKAAWQHSGIEPRINWYRGFRRSERSSRDTVTQPMLICWGEDDIALRPSMAEKSLDYCEDGQLEMFPDASHWVHHEREEVTDALVRHLTRNNRLESTESVKPHY, encoded by the coding sequence ATGTCTACGACGAAACCCAGACCCATAACTACAGAGACGGTTAAAAAGACTGATGCATCGTTGCTCAGTGGGCACGATGTCGAATCGACCTATCGTAACATCAACGGCGTGCAGTTACACGTCGTCACTGCCGGTGATTCCGACGCACCTCTAGTTGTCCTTCTGCACGGACATCCCGATTTCTGGTACGGCTGGCGTGATCAGATCCATCCGCTCGTTGAGGCCGGCTTTCGTGTGGTTGTTCCGGATCAGCGAGGCTGTAATCTGAGCGACGCACCTGATGAGGTTGATGCCTATCGACAATCGAAATTAGTCGCTGACGTGCGCGAATTGATTCACAGCGAGGGACGCGACTCGGCCCACGTAGTCGGACACGATTTCGGCGGGTTCATCGCTTGGAACGTGGCACTCCGCCATCCATCTGTCGTTGACCATCTTTCAATTCTAAACGTACCACATCCAACGGTGTATCGAGAGACCTTACGGTCTAGCCTCGAACAAATCGTCCGGAGCTGGTACGTCTGGTTCTATCAGGTACCGAAGCTCCCCGAGTGGATGCTGCGTCGGAACGATATGGCCAATATGGTTGACTCGCTTGAAATAACTTCGAACAAAGGAACATTCGACGAAGAAACGATTAACCGCTACAAGGCGGCTTGGCAGCATTCAGGTATTGAGCCGAGGATTAACTGGTATCGTGGATTCCGTCGGTCGGAACGCTCATCACGCGACACCGTTACCCAGCCGATGCTGATTTGTTGGGGAGAAGATGACATCGCACTTCGTCCCTCGATGGCCGAAAAAAGCCTTGACTACTGTGAAGACGGTCAGTTAGAGATGTTTCCTGACGCATCACATTGGGTACATCATGAGCGTGAAGAGGTTACTGATGCGCTAGTCCGTCATCTCACGAGGAATAACAGACTCGAATCAACCGAGTCGGTGAAACCGCACTATTAG
- a CDS encoding helix-turn-helix domain-containing protein has protein sequence MRYLTALVKPDGGAAFHPLGEELTDDQSIRRRAIHHLELLDDDTVLLFAEASGSKERYKQIMEDSSYVLSYLTAGEDRWMAVSQFEPTEAVHRSLKLQQESLLVIETPIHFTSENHLKVTYLGTDETFSKLYEYAEEMDQLTFEVLGMGDYESDKSSLNRMITPRQEEVLEAAVDLGYYREPRQASLEDISEIVGISPGTVGEHLRKAEERVFSELVH, from the coding sequence ATGCGATACCTCACCGCGTTAGTCAAACCAGATGGAGGGGCGGCATTCCATCCACTCGGAGAGGAGCTGACGGATGACCAGTCGATCAGGCGGCGGGCTATCCATCATCTTGAGCTTCTTGATGATGATACTGTCCTCCTGTTTGCCGAGGCAAGCGGCAGTAAGGAACGGTACAAACAGATTATGGAGGATTCATCGTATGTCCTCAGTTATCTTACTGCGGGCGAAGATCGGTGGATGGCTGTGAGCCAATTCGAACCGACAGAAGCGGTTCACCGATCCCTTAAACTGCAACAGGAATCGCTGCTGGTGATCGAGACTCCGATTCATTTCACGTCCGAGAATCATCTTAAAGTCACCTACCTTGGAACTGACGAAACGTTCAGTAAATTATACGAATACGCCGAGGAGATGGATCAACTCACGTTTGAAGTCCTTGGGATGGGTGATTATGAGTCTGACAAATCATCACTCAATAGGATGATTACACCGAGGCAGGAAGAAGTGCTTGAGGCAGCCGTTGATCTAGGATATTATCGTGAACCCCGCCAAGCGTCGCTCGAAGACATCAGCGAGATTGTTGGGATTTCTCCCGGAACAGTCGGTGAGCACCTTCGGAAAGCTGAAGAACGCGTGTTCAGCGAACTCGTTCACTAA
- a CDS encoding NADH-quinone oxidoreductase subunit D-related protein, with translation MQQQQSSTANRLVDEAITALPEDVIVNRDSHQNAPALVIRADHVQKALSTLRSEVGFDHCSCVTAQEYDDRFETVYHLTSYDDRARELSVIVPTTKDNPVSESAAPVYRTAEWHEREAYDLVGIEYEDHPNLRRILLPETWQGHPLQNDYDQTQPQIVTLREHANPIQDDTQQGDTMFLNIGPHHPSTHGVLHLEVVLDGEQVANVEPDIGYIHRCEEQMCQKGTYRHQIMPYPDRWDWGGAGLLNEWAYARVIEDLADIEVPEYAQVIRTMSAELSRILSHLLFTAMYALDVSGEFNATFMYGFRDREIVQDLLEDLTGQRMMFNYFRVGGVVWDIPEPREEFFDNVRSFIDDLPQKLDEYHDLLTSNEVLQVRCVDTGKLLPEVAKQYGCTGPVARGSGIDYDLRRDDSYGYYDRLEWDVVTEDGCDNFARVLVRLREIEESASIVEQCVDLLEDWPREERTCQANVPRTLKPSGECYRAVEGAKGELGIYIRADGTETPARFKIRGPSFSNLSALPAMANGEFVADLVATLGSLDTIMGEVDR, from the coding sequence ATGCAACAGCAACAGTCCTCGACCGCCAACCGACTCGTGGACGAGGCGATCACAGCCCTCCCCGAGGATGTCATCGTCAACCGTGACTCACACCAGAACGCCCCCGCGCTCGTGATTCGAGCCGATCACGTCCAGAAGGCACTCTCGACGCTTCGCTCGGAAGTCGGGTTTGACCACTGCTCGTGTGTAACCGCCCAGGAGTACGACGACCGCTTCGAGACAGTGTATCACCTTACCAGCTACGATGACCGGGCGCGTGAGTTATCGGTCATCGTTCCGACGACGAAGGACAACCCAGTCAGCGAGTCCGCTGCGCCGGTCTACCGGACAGCGGAGTGGCACGAACGGGAGGCCTACGACCTCGTGGGTATCGAGTACGAAGACCATCCTAACCTCCGGCGCATTCTGCTCCCGGAGACGTGGCAGGGGCACCCACTCCAGAACGACTACGATCAGACCCAGCCGCAGATCGTGACGCTGCGCGAGCACGCCAACCCTATTCAAGATGATACTCAGCAGGGAGACACGATGTTCCTCAACATCGGGCCCCACCATCCGTCCACCCACGGCGTGCTTCACCTTGAGGTAGTTCTCGACGGCGAACAGGTGGCCAATGTCGAGCCGGATATCGGGTATATCCATCGGTGTGAGGAACAGATGTGCCAGAAGGGTACCTACCGCCACCAGATTATGCCGTACCCCGACCGATGGGATTGGGGTGGGGCGGGCCTGCTCAACGAGTGGGCCTACGCCCGCGTCATCGAGGACCTAGCCGATATCGAAGTTCCCGAGTACGCGCAGGTCATCCGGACGATGAGCGCCGAGCTGTCACGCATCCTCTCGCACTTGCTATTCACTGCGATGTATGCACTAGACGTCAGTGGCGAGTTCAACGCTACCTTTATGTACGGTTTCCGAGACCGGGAAATCGTTCAGGACCTCTTAGAAGACCTCACCGGCCAACGGATGATGTTCAACTACTTCCGGGTCGGCGGCGTCGTCTGGGACATCCCCGAACCCCGCGAGGAGTTCTTTGATAACGTGCGCTCTTTCATCGACGATCTTCCACAGAAGCTCGACGAGTATCACGACCTGCTGACGAGCAATGAAGTCCTCCAGGTCCGCTGTGTCGACACCGGTAAGTTACTGCCGGAGGTTGCAAAGCAGTACGGTTGCACGGGCCCAGTCGCTCGCGGCTCCGGCATCGACTACGATCTCAGACGAGACGACTCTTACGGCTACTACGACCGGCTGGAGTGGGACGTCGTCACTGAGGACGGGTGTGACAACTTCGCTCGCGTACTCGTTCGACTGCGGGAGATCGAAGAATCGGCATCCATCGTCGAACAGTGCGTCGACCTCCTCGAAGACTGGCCAAGAGAAGAACGCACGTGTCAGGCTAACGTTCCGCGGACACTGAAGCCGTCCGGCGAGTGCTACAGAGCCGTTGAGGGAGCCAAGGGGGAACTCGGTATCTACATCCGCGCCGACGGCACCGAAACTCCCGCACGGTTCAAGATCCGCGGGCCGTCGTTCTCGAACCTGTCGGCGCTTCCAGCGATGGCGAACGGCGAGTTCGTTGCTGACCTCGTTGCAACTTTAGGGAGTCTCGACACCATCATGGGGGAGGTGGACCGGTGA
- a CDS encoding DUF7562 family protein produces MTASILLGTDALQQVTCIACGETVAREDAREYDKYGDRWSREGKEFEYLCKPCHQDCCHQNRDGLEETLMAANAGRTDRKTFLRQYCELTADNTNSS; encoded by the coding sequence ATGACTGCCTCGATACTGTTGGGGACCGACGCCCTCCAACAGGTGACCTGCATTGCCTGCGGCGAGACAGTCGCCCGCGAGGACGCCCGTGAGTACGACAAATACGGCGACCGCTGGAGCCGCGAAGGAAAGGAGTTCGAGTACCTCTGTAAGCCCTGTCATCAGGATTGCTGTCACCAGAACCGCGACGGGCTGGAGGAAACGCTCATGGCGGCCAACGCCGGCCGAACCGACCGCAAAACGTTCCTCAGACAGTACTGCGAACTGACAGCCGACAACACTAATTCCAGTTGA
- a CDS encoding class I SAM-dependent methyltransferase: MTSNHQPHGNDTDPASNRPMSVSEIEESYAEYADRMHRFEWLDRLFIGRYRQAQFGDVDGKVLDVACGIGTNFRYLPETVELVGIDISPEMLANAEKRLTKLGMEGTLREMNAQGLEFPDNSFDTVISALSTCTFPDPIAALREMNRICKPDGTIHLVEHGRSDVGPIARFQDWRADAHYAQSGCRWTQEPREVVESAGLSVKETTTGLFGVITTFEITPDRGVEQ; this comes from the coding sequence ATGACTTCCAATCACCAACCTCATGGAAACGATACCGATCCCGCATCGAACCGACCGATGTCGGTCTCGGAGATAGAGGAATCGTACGCCGAGTACGCTGACCGAATGCATCGGTTTGAATGGCTCGACCGTCTCTTCATCGGCCGCTACCGGCAAGCACAATTCGGCGATGTTGACGGAAAAGTATTAGATGTCGCATGCGGTATCGGTACGAACTTCCGGTATCTGCCCGAGACAGTCGAGCTCGTCGGGATCGACATCAGCCCGGAGATGCTGGCAAACGCTGAGAAGCGCCTCACCAAGTTAGGCATGGAAGGAACCCTTCGAGAGATGAACGCACAGGGTCTGGAATTCCCCGACAACAGTTTCGATACAGTAATCTCCGCGCTGTCTACGTGCACGTTCCCCGACCCGATTGCTGCACTACGGGAAATGAACCGAATCTGCAAGCCGGACGGGACGATCCACCTCGTCGAACACGGCCGGAGTGACGTGGGGCCGATTGCTCGATTTCAAGATTGGCGTGCCGATGCTCACTATGCGCAGAGCGGCTGCCGCTGGACGCAAGAACCACGCGAGGTTGTCGAATCGGCAGGACTCTCAGTCAAGGAAACGACAACGGGATTGTTCGGTGTGATCACTACCTTCGAGATAACTCCTGACCGAGGTGTCGAACAATGA